The genomic segment GGATTACgaacaaaacaacatttgaaATATGTCACACACGTCCTTCAACTGTTAAACCAAACTGTGCTTTTATCTCAATTCCATTTACAAGTGTTATAAcattggcagaggtaattagtTTGAGTCTCTCAGctctttctgcttttttttaattacctgCTGGCTCTGTAACAGCAACGGAAGCGCACGTCGTTGAGGCTGGATTCATCATAACCCCCGTTTTCCACCATCCTGGTCTCGATGCCGCAGATTCCTCCCTTGCCACAATCCTGGCTCCAGTAGCCGTACTCCCCCCAGTTCATGCCGGTGCCCTGCAGCACGTGGCCATTGCTGCAGCGGAACCTGATGTTGTTGACGGCGGTGTCGTCATGGAACCAGCCCTGATAGGCCTCCACGCGGAGCTGGAAAGAGGTGAGCACGCCACGGGGGCAGTACTGAGAGCTGGACCAGTCGCCCCAGCTGGAGACgagagcaggaaacacagcagagtgAATCAAATCTGAATAAGAGCCAAGGTTTGGTTTGGAAACACAAAGTCGAGACGTTTCAACATCTGACCCCTGAACTCGAAATCCTGGAGAAAGAATGTTTTGATTTCCATGATGTGGAAACTgtctccagcttcctgctgcttccaaaacacatttttaaaatcgTATTCTTATTTAACCTTCACAGGACCGACAGGTTGGTTCATCTGAGACAGACGACCTGACCAGCTTAATAATTAAAGACATTGATAAAAACCACCTTAGTGACTCAAAGAAATAAAGAGTTTATACTGATAAGTTCATTTCTGTCCAACATCAGATTCCCTGCGGCTAAATACCAGCTCTCTACACAGGGACAGctttattttaaagtaattaAAGTAAGAAAACCATAATGTGACAGAGtagttaaaggggacatattatgctcattttaccacaagttgacaTGGTTCCTTTGGTCATTATGAAATGTCTCtaattttggtcaaaataccacaaggataatttaaaacagcaccctttttaccctgtctaaaacaccCCTCCTCAGAATGACCTGTTTTGACtgcctgttcctttaaaagctCATGAGCCAACTCCCCAGACCCCCGGGACACTAAACGCTTTCCGCAGGATCCGAGCTTCATCCTAATGCACAATGTCGGCTGTACAGATCTGTGCGGATCTGTGCAGCCGACCACAGCGCATCTTGAGTGCTTCATGCTGCTAGCTATCTATTCCAGGTGTATCCGAGGTTTTCAAAAACAAAGCGAAGTGCTTTGGCAAATATCGTATTTgccaaggccatgtagcgagactccgTACATGGGCATGTTTCGACAATGACGTACTTAtcggtcgtaatcccattcga from the Limanda limanda chromosome 11, fLimLim1.1, whole genome shotgun sequence genome contains:
- the LOC133013592 gene encoding vitelline membrane outer layer protein 1 homolog isoform X2 — encoded protein: MESLLRAVAVLTVLFVGLFQHGAVVDGRSYTSVLTVTNGQQYGTWRWPVMCPDQYFAVGFSIRVEDYQQYPEDNTAMNGIRLICRKDGDRSLTYSMYSHGGFWGDWSSSQYCPRGVLTSFQLRVEAYQGWFHDDTAVNNIRFRCSNGHVLQGTGMNWGEYGYWSQDCGKGGICGIETRMVENGGYDESSLNDVRFRCCYRASR